The following proteins are encoded in a genomic region of Arachis stenosperma cultivar V10309 chromosome 4, arast.V10309.gnm1.PFL2, whole genome shotgun sequence:
- the LOC130974239 gene encoding pentatricopeptide repeat-containing protein At4g31850, chloroplastic-like isoform X2 — MSYCCAFADTNVYLLSNNGFLGGSSSVKVKILTNGSSLNQKKLGRRQVGLHAFGTKCAHKVVVENRKRKTGVSSEEVIGVLKSISDPNSALSYFKMVAQLPNILHTTEACNYMLELLRAHMRIQDMVFVFDVMQKQVINRNLNTYLTIFKALSVKGGIRQVPFALGKMREAGFILNAYSYNGLIHLLLQPGFCREALEVYRRMISEGLKPSMKTYSALMVALGKKRDTRTIMDLLEEMKTLGLRPNMYTYTICIRALGRVGKIDDACAILREMDDEGCGPDVVTYTVLIDALCNAGKLDKAEELYTKMRESHHKPDRITYSTLIDKFSNCGNLDMVKRFWREMEADGYEPDVVSYTTFIDALCKSGSIDQAFAMLETMKMKGTSPNLHTYNTLISGLLKRKILNEALELFDNMESLGVEPTAYSYVLFIDYYGKSGDPGKALETFETMKKRGIAPSIVACNVSLYSLAEMGRIREANDIFNDLYNCGLSPDSVTYNMMMKCYSKAGQIDKAIDLLDEMISNGCEPDIIMVNSLIYMLYKADRVDEAWEMFGRLKDLKLAPTVVTYNTLLAGLGKEGKVEKVLELFGSMTESGCPPNTITFNTLLDCLCKNDAVDLALKMLCRMTMMNCNHDVLTYNAIIYGLIKEDRVSYAFWFFHQMKKSLYPDLVTLCTLLPGVVRYGMIEDAIKIVMEFVYQAGLEKGKQSLEELMESILVVAKIEDAILFAERLVSASGFQDDCVILPLIKASCKRMKILDAQKLFDKFTKTLGVRPTVESYNCLMDGVLGSNMTEKAWDLFVEMKDAGCHPNIFTYNLLLDAHGKSGRIDELLELFNELQSRGCQPNAITHNIIISALVKSNSINKALDLYYELISGDFSPTPCTYGPLIDGLLKSGRFEEAMKIFEEMLDYQCKPNSAIFNILINGFGKAGKIDVACDMFKRMVKEGIRPDLKSYTILVECLCLAGRVDDAVYYFEELKSTGLDPDRVSYNLMINGLGRSRRLDNALSLFGEMKCRGISPDLYTYNALILHLGISGEVDLAGKMYEELQARGLEPNVFTYNALIRGHSLSGNKDRAFNVYKKMMVQGCSPNRQTFAQLPNKC; from the coding sequence ATGTCATATTGCTGTGCCTTCGCTGACACCAATGTGTATCTTCTGAGCAATAATGGGTTCTTGGGTGGAAGCAGTTCTGTGAAAGTGAAGATTTTGACTAATGGGTCTTCACTAAATCAGAAGAAACTTGGAAGAAGACAAGTGGGTCTTCATGCCTTTGGCACAAAGTGTGCACACAAGGTGGTTGTGGAAAATCGCAAGCGAAAAACGGGAGTGTCCTCTGAAGAAGTTATTGGAGTTCTGAAGTCTATTTCGGATCCAAATTCTGCTCTTTCCTACTTCAAGATGGTTGCTCAGTTGCCAAATATTTTGCATACCACTGAAGCATGCAATTACATGCTTGAGTTGTTGAGGGCTCACATGAGGATTCAGGATATGGTCTTTGTCTTTGATGTAATGCAAAAACAAGTTATTAATCGAAATTTGAATACGTATCTCACTATATTTAAGGCTCTTTCGGTTAAAGGTGGGATTCGGCAGGTGCCATTTGCACTTGGAAAGATGAGGGAAGCTGGTTTCATCCTGAATGCTTATTCATATAATGGGCTGATCCATTTACTACTCCAACCTGGGTTTTGTAGAGAGGCTTTGGAGGTTTATAGAAGAATGATCTCGGAAGGGCTTAAGCCTAGCATGAAGACATACTCGGCACTGATGGTAGCACTAGGGAAGAAAAGGGATACCAGAACCATTATGGATTTGTTGGAAGAGATGAAAACTTTGGGATTGAGGCCAAATATGTACACATATACCATATGCATTAGAGCACTTGGTAGGGTAGGGAAAATTGATGATGCCTGTGCGATTTTAAGGGAAATGGATGATGAAGGATGCGGGCCTGATGTTGTCACATATACAGTTCTGATTGATGCTCTTTGTAATGCGGGGAAGCTTGATAAGGCCGAGGAATTATATACAAAGATGAGAGAGAGCCATCACAAACCTGATCGGATAACATATAGTACTTTGATCGACAAGTTTAGTAACTGTGGCAACTTGGATATGGTGAAAAGATTCTGGAGGGAGATGGAAGCTGATGGTTATGAACCTGACGTGGTTTCCTACACAACATTCATTGATGCTTTATGCAAATCTGGGAGCATTGATCAGGCCTTTGCTATGTTAGAAACGATGAAGATGAAAGGAACTTCTCCAAATCTTCATACTTACAACACTTTGATCTCTGGACTTTTGAAGAGGAAAATATTAAATGAGGCATTAGAACTTTTCGATAATATGGAATCTTTGGGCGTTGAACCTACTGCTTATTCATATGTTCTGTTCATCGACTATTATGGAAAGTCCGGTGATCCAGGAAAAGCTCTTGAGACCTTTGAAACGATGAAAAAGAGAGGAATTGCGCCTAGTATAGTAGCATGTAATGTATCTTTATATAGTCTTGCAGAAATGGGTAGGATCAGAGAAGCAAATGATATATTCAACGATCTTTACAACTGCGGACTTTCACCAGATTCAGTAACCTATAATATGATGATGAAGTGCTATAGCAAAGCAGGGCAAATAGACAAAGCCATAGATCTTTTGGATGAGATGATAAGCAATGGGTGTGAACCAGATATAATTATGgttaattcattaatttatatGCTTTACAAGGCCGATCGAGTTGATGAGGCATGGGAAATGTTTGGGAGACTGAAGGATTTGAAGCTGGCTCCGACGGTAGTGACATACAATACTCTACTTGCTGGCTTGGGGAAAGAAGGAAAAGTCGAAAAGGTTCTTGAACTGTTTGGGAGTATGACAGAGTCTGGATGTCCTCCAAACACAATAACTTTCAACACACTCCTTGATTGTCTTTGCAAGAACGATGCAGTTGATTTGGCATTGAAAATGCTATGCAGAATGACGATGATGAACTGTAATCATGATGTTCTGACTTATAACGCCATCATTTATGGGTTGATCAAAGAAGACAGAGTTAGTTATGCATTCTGGTTTTTCCATCAGATGAAGAAATCTCTCTACCCTGATCTTGTAACTTTGTGCACCCTCCTTCCTGGTGTTGTACGGTATGGAATGATAGAGGATGCTATCAAGATTGTCATGGAATTTGTTTATCAGGCAGGTTTAGAGAAAGGCAAACAATCCTTGGAAGAACTAATGGAATCCATTTTAGTTGTAGCGAAAATTGAAGATGCCATTCTATTTGCCGAAAGATTGGTAAGTGCTTCTGGTTTCCAGGATGACTGTGTAATATTACCTCTAATTAAAGCCTCGTGTAAGCGGATGAAGATCCTTGATGCtcaaaaattatttgataagTTCACCAAAACTTTGGGAGTTCGCCCAACCGTTGAATCATATAATTGCTTGATGGATGGGGTTCTTGGATCTAATATGACTGAAAAAGCTTGGGATCTTTTTGTGGAGATGAAGGATGCAGGTTGCCATCCAAATATTTTCACGTATAACTTGCTGCTCGATGCTCATGGTAAATCTGGGAGGATTGATGAACTCCTTGAACTTTTCAATGAGCTGCAGAGTAGGGGATGCCAGCCTAATGCCATAACCCATAACATTATCATCTCTGCGCTTGTGAAATCTAATAGCATCAATAAGGCATTAGATTTGTATTATGAGCTTATAAGTGGTGATTTCTCTCCCACTCCCTGCACTTATGGACCTCTTATAGATGGACTTTTAAAGAGCGGGAGATTTGAGGAAGCAATGAAGATCTTTGAGGAGATGTTAGACTATCAATGCAAGCCAAACAGTGCTATCTTCAATATTCTCATCAATGGATTTGGGAAAGCTGGAAAAATTGATGTTGCTTGTGATATGTTCAAGAGGATGGTTAAAGAGGGAATAAGGCCAGACCTGAAGTCTTACACAATTCTTGTAGAGTGCCTATGCTTGGCCGGAAGAGTCGACGATGCCGTGTACTACTTTGAGGAACTAAAGTCAACTGGCCTTGATCCTGATAGAGTTTCGTACAATCTTATGATCAATGGGCTCGGAAGATCACGCAGGTTGGACAATGCTCTTTCTCTTTTCGGCGAAATGAAGTGTAGGGGAATTTCTCCTGATCTTTACACTTACAATGCATTGATTCTCCATCTTGGGATCAGTGGAGAGGTGGACCTAGCCGGAAAGATGTACGAGGAACTGCAAGCAAGGGGTCTGGAGCCTAATGTCTTCACTTATAATGCTCTCATTCGAGGGCATAGTTTGTCGGGAAACAAAGACAGAGCTTTCAATGTCTACAAGAAGATGATGGTACAGGGGTGCAGCCCCAACAGACAAACCTTTGCTCAACTTCCTAATAAATGCTGA
- the LOC130976298 gene encoding 15-cis-phytoene desaturase, chloroplastic/chromoplastic, which yields MATCISAVNLNYQIAPRTVSKFTSATSSDQTASFSFGASESMGPSLRLALTRAAKSTTTRLLRKKHGSLPLRVFCVDYPRPELENTVNFLEAAFLSSTFRDAPRPAKPLKVVVAGAGLAGLSTAKYLADAGHKPVLLEARDVLGGKVAAWQDEDGDWYETGLHIFFGAYPNVQNLFGELGINDRLQWKEHSMIFAMPSKPGEFSRFDFPEALPAPLNGILAILRNNEMLTWPEKVKFAIGLLPAMLGGQSYVEAQDGLSVKDWMRKQGVPDRVTDEVFIAMSKALNFINPDELSMQCILIALNRFLQEKHGSKMAFLDGNPPERLCMPIVDHIQSLGGEVHLNSRIQKIDLNDDGTVKSFLLNNGKVIEGDAYVFATPVDILKLLVPNNWKEIPYFQRLEKLVGVPVINVHIWFDRKLKNTYDHLLFSRSPLLSVYADMSVTCKEYYNPNQSMLELVFAPAEEWVSRSDEDIIAATMSELAKLFPDEICADQTKAKIVKYHVVKTPRSVYKTVPNCEPCRPIQRSPIEGFYLAGDYTKQKYLASMEGAVLSGKLCAQAIVQDSELLAARSQKAVAQASVI from the exons ATGGCCACGTGTATATCTGCTGTGAACTTGAATTACCAAATTGCCCCAAGAACCGTTTCGAAATTCACTTCTGCGACGAGCTCGGACCAAACGGCGTCGTTCTCGTTTGGCGCGAGCGAGTCGATGGGACCGAGTCTCAGACTCGCTTTGACTCGTGCTGCTAAGAGCACCACCACTAGGTTGTTGAGGAAGAAGCATGGCTCTCTTCCGTTGCGAGTGTTTTGCGTCGATTACCCTCGGCCGGAGCTTGAGAACACCGTGAATTTCCTCGAAGCAGCGTTCTTGTCTTCGACTTTTCGTGATGCACCACGGCCAGCGAAACCGTTGAAGGTCGTTGTTGCTGGAGCAG GATTGGCTGGTTTATCGACTGCAAAATATTTGGCAGATGCTGGTCACAAGCCTGTATTACTGGAGGCAAGAGATGTTCTAGGTGGAAAG GTTGCTGCATGGCAAGATGAAGATGGAGATTGGTATGAGACAGGCCTGCATATATTCT TTGGGGCATACCCTAATGTGCAGAATCTATTTGGAGAACTTGGTATTAATGATCGCTTACAATGGAAGGAACATTCTATGATTTTCGCAATGCCAAGTAAACCTGGAGAATTTAGTCGATTTGATTTTCCTGAAGCCCTACCTGCTCCACTAAATG GAATTTTGGCAATATTGAGGAACAATGAGATGCTTACTTGGCCAGAAAAAGTCAAGTTTGCAATTGGACTTTTGCCAGCTATGCTTGGTGGTCAATCTTATGTTGAAGCTCAAGATGGCCTTTCTGTTAAAGATTGGATGAGAAAGCAG GGTGTACCTGATCGAGTAACTGATGAGGTGTTCATAGCCATGTCAAAGGCACTAAATTTCATCAACCCGGATGAACTTTCAATGCAATGTATATTGATTGCCTTAAACCGATTTCTTCAG GAAAAGCATGGTTCTAAAATGGCCTTTTTGGATGGCAATCCCCCTGAAAGACTTTGTATGCCTATTGTTGATCATATTCAATCCTTGGGTGGTGAAGTTCATCTAAATTCTCGCATTCAAAAGATAGATCTAAATGATGATGGCACTGTGAAGAGCTTCTTGCTAAATAATGGGAAGGTGATTGAAGGGGATGCTTATGTGTTTGCAACTCCAG TTGATATTTTGAAGCTTCTTGTGCCTAACAATTGGAAAGAGATTCCGTATTTCCAAAGATTGGAGAAACTAGTAGGAGTCCCGGTTATAAATGTTCATATATG GTTTGACAGAAAACTGAAGAACACATATGATCATCTTCTCTTCAGCAG AAGTCCACTTTTGAGTGTATATGCTGACATGTCAgtaacttgtaag GAATATTATAACCCAAACCAGTCTATGTTGGAGTTGGTTTTTGCACCTGCTGAAGAATGGGTTTCTCGAAGTGATGAAGACATCATTGCTGCTACGATGTCTGAACTTGCCAAACTGTTCCCTGATGAAATCTGTGCAGACCAGACAAAAGCAAAGATTGTTAAGTACCATGTTGTTAAAACACCCAG ATCGGTTTACAAAACTGTTCCAAATTGTGAACCTTGTCGTCCCATACAACGATCTCCTATAGAAGGTTTCTATTTAGCTGGAGATtacacaaaacaaaaatatttagcTTCAATGGAAGGTGCTGTTCTGTCAGGGAAGCTATGTGCACAGGCTATTGTACAG GATTCTGAGCTACTTGCTGCTCGGAGCCAGAAAGCTGTGGCCCAAGCAAGTGTTATTTAA
- the LOC130974239 gene encoding pentatricopeptide repeat-containing protein At4g31850, chloroplastic-like isoform X1 produces the protein MVILILCSSTMCSSSMSYCCAFADTNVYLLSNNGFLGGSSSVKVKILTNGSSLNQKKLGRRQVGLHAFGTKCAHKVVVENRKRKTGVSSEEVIGVLKSISDPNSALSYFKMVAQLPNILHTTEACNYMLELLRAHMRIQDMVFVFDVMQKQVINRNLNTYLTIFKALSVKGGIRQVPFALGKMREAGFILNAYSYNGLIHLLLQPGFCREALEVYRRMISEGLKPSMKTYSALMVALGKKRDTRTIMDLLEEMKTLGLRPNMYTYTICIRALGRVGKIDDACAILREMDDEGCGPDVVTYTVLIDALCNAGKLDKAEELYTKMRESHHKPDRITYSTLIDKFSNCGNLDMVKRFWREMEADGYEPDVVSYTTFIDALCKSGSIDQAFAMLETMKMKGTSPNLHTYNTLISGLLKRKILNEALELFDNMESLGVEPTAYSYVLFIDYYGKSGDPGKALETFETMKKRGIAPSIVACNVSLYSLAEMGRIREANDIFNDLYNCGLSPDSVTYNMMMKCYSKAGQIDKAIDLLDEMISNGCEPDIIMVNSLIYMLYKADRVDEAWEMFGRLKDLKLAPTVVTYNTLLAGLGKEGKVEKVLELFGSMTESGCPPNTITFNTLLDCLCKNDAVDLALKMLCRMTMMNCNHDVLTYNAIIYGLIKEDRVSYAFWFFHQMKKSLYPDLVTLCTLLPGVVRYGMIEDAIKIVMEFVYQAGLEKGKQSLEELMESILVVAKIEDAILFAERLVSASGFQDDCVILPLIKASCKRMKILDAQKLFDKFTKTLGVRPTVESYNCLMDGVLGSNMTEKAWDLFVEMKDAGCHPNIFTYNLLLDAHGKSGRIDELLELFNELQSRGCQPNAITHNIIISALVKSNSINKALDLYYELISGDFSPTPCTYGPLIDGLLKSGRFEEAMKIFEEMLDYQCKPNSAIFNILINGFGKAGKIDVACDMFKRMVKEGIRPDLKSYTILVECLCLAGRVDDAVYYFEELKSTGLDPDRVSYNLMINGLGRSRRLDNALSLFGEMKCRGISPDLYTYNALILHLGISGEVDLAGKMYEELQARGLEPNVFTYNALIRGHSLSGNKDRAFNVYKKMMVQGCSPNRQTFAQLPNKC, from the coding sequence ATGGTTATCTTAATACTCTGCTCTTCAACCATGTGTTCTAGCAGTATGTCATATTGCTGTGCCTTCGCTGACACCAATGTGTATCTTCTGAGCAATAATGGGTTCTTGGGTGGAAGCAGTTCTGTGAAAGTGAAGATTTTGACTAATGGGTCTTCACTAAATCAGAAGAAACTTGGAAGAAGACAAGTGGGTCTTCATGCCTTTGGCACAAAGTGTGCACACAAGGTGGTTGTGGAAAATCGCAAGCGAAAAACGGGAGTGTCCTCTGAAGAAGTTATTGGAGTTCTGAAGTCTATTTCGGATCCAAATTCTGCTCTTTCCTACTTCAAGATGGTTGCTCAGTTGCCAAATATTTTGCATACCACTGAAGCATGCAATTACATGCTTGAGTTGTTGAGGGCTCACATGAGGATTCAGGATATGGTCTTTGTCTTTGATGTAATGCAAAAACAAGTTATTAATCGAAATTTGAATACGTATCTCACTATATTTAAGGCTCTTTCGGTTAAAGGTGGGATTCGGCAGGTGCCATTTGCACTTGGAAAGATGAGGGAAGCTGGTTTCATCCTGAATGCTTATTCATATAATGGGCTGATCCATTTACTACTCCAACCTGGGTTTTGTAGAGAGGCTTTGGAGGTTTATAGAAGAATGATCTCGGAAGGGCTTAAGCCTAGCATGAAGACATACTCGGCACTGATGGTAGCACTAGGGAAGAAAAGGGATACCAGAACCATTATGGATTTGTTGGAAGAGATGAAAACTTTGGGATTGAGGCCAAATATGTACACATATACCATATGCATTAGAGCACTTGGTAGGGTAGGGAAAATTGATGATGCCTGTGCGATTTTAAGGGAAATGGATGATGAAGGATGCGGGCCTGATGTTGTCACATATACAGTTCTGATTGATGCTCTTTGTAATGCGGGGAAGCTTGATAAGGCCGAGGAATTATATACAAAGATGAGAGAGAGCCATCACAAACCTGATCGGATAACATATAGTACTTTGATCGACAAGTTTAGTAACTGTGGCAACTTGGATATGGTGAAAAGATTCTGGAGGGAGATGGAAGCTGATGGTTATGAACCTGACGTGGTTTCCTACACAACATTCATTGATGCTTTATGCAAATCTGGGAGCATTGATCAGGCCTTTGCTATGTTAGAAACGATGAAGATGAAAGGAACTTCTCCAAATCTTCATACTTACAACACTTTGATCTCTGGACTTTTGAAGAGGAAAATATTAAATGAGGCATTAGAACTTTTCGATAATATGGAATCTTTGGGCGTTGAACCTACTGCTTATTCATATGTTCTGTTCATCGACTATTATGGAAAGTCCGGTGATCCAGGAAAAGCTCTTGAGACCTTTGAAACGATGAAAAAGAGAGGAATTGCGCCTAGTATAGTAGCATGTAATGTATCTTTATATAGTCTTGCAGAAATGGGTAGGATCAGAGAAGCAAATGATATATTCAACGATCTTTACAACTGCGGACTTTCACCAGATTCAGTAACCTATAATATGATGATGAAGTGCTATAGCAAAGCAGGGCAAATAGACAAAGCCATAGATCTTTTGGATGAGATGATAAGCAATGGGTGTGAACCAGATATAATTATGgttaattcattaatttatatGCTTTACAAGGCCGATCGAGTTGATGAGGCATGGGAAATGTTTGGGAGACTGAAGGATTTGAAGCTGGCTCCGACGGTAGTGACATACAATACTCTACTTGCTGGCTTGGGGAAAGAAGGAAAAGTCGAAAAGGTTCTTGAACTGTTTGGGAGTATGACAGAGTCTGGATGTCCTCCAAACACAATAACTTTCAACACACTCCTTGATTGTCTTTGCAAGAACGATGCAGTTGATTTGGCATTGAAAATGCTATGCAGAATGACGATGATGAACTGTAATCATGATGTTCTGACTTATAACGCCATCATTTATGGGTTGATCAAAGAAGACAGAGTTAGTTATGCATTCTGGTTTTTCCATCAGATGAAGAAATCTCTCTACCCTGATCTTGTAACTTTGTGCACCCTCCTTCCTGGTGTTGTACGGTATGGAATGATAGAGGATGCTATCAAGATTGTCATGGAATTTGTTTATCAGGCAGGTTTAGAGAAAGGCAAACAATCCTTGGAAGAACTAATGGAATCCATTTTAGTTGTAGCGAAAATTGAAGATGCCATTCTATTTGCCGAAAGATTGGTAAGTGCTTCTGGTTTCCAGGATGACTGTGTAATATTACCTCTAATTAAAGCCTCGTGTAAGCGGATGAAGATCCTTGATGCtcaaaaattatttgataagTTCACCAAAACTTTGGGAGTTCGCCCAACCGTTGAATCATATAATTGCTTGATGGATGGGGTTCTTGGATCTAATATGACTGAAAAAGCTTGGGATCTTTTTGTGGAGATGAAGGATGCAGGTTGCCATCCAAATATTTTCACGTATAACTTGCTGCTCGATGCTCATGGTAAATCTGGGAGGATTGATGAACTCCTTGAACTTTTCAATGAGCTGCAGAGTAGGGGATGCCAGCCTAATGCCATAACCCATAACATTATCATCTCTGCGCTTGTGAAATCTAATAGCATCAATAAGGCATTAGATTTGTATTATGAGCTTATAAGTGGTGATTTCTCTCCCACTCCCTGCACTTATGGACCTCTTATAGATGGACTTTTAAAGAGCGGGAGATTTGAGGAAGCAATGAAGATCTTTGAGGAGATGTTAGACTATCAATGCAAGCCAAACAGTGCTATCTTCAATATTCTCATCAATGGATTTGGGAAAGCTGGAAAAATTGATGTTGCTTGTGATATGTTCAAGAGGATGGTTAAAGAGGGAATAAGGCCAGACCTGAAGTCTTACACAATTCTTGTAGAGTGCCTATGCTTGGCCGGAAGAGTCGACGATGCCGTGTACTACTTTGAGGAACTAAAGTCAACTGGCCTTGATCCTGATAGAGTTTCGTACAATCTTATGATCAATGGGCTCGGAAGATCACGCAGGTTGGACAATGCTCTTTCTCTTTTCGGCGAAATGAAGTGTAGGGGAATTTCTCCTGATCTTTACACTTACAATGCATTGATTCTCCATCTTGGGATCAGTGGAGAGGTGGACCTAGCCGGAAAGATGTACGAGGAACTGCAAGCAAGGGGTCTGGAGCCTAATGTCTTCACTTATAATGCTCTCATTCGAGGGCATAGTTTGTCGGGAAACAAAGACAGAGCTTTCAATGTCTACAAGAAGATGATGGTACAGGGGTGCAGCCCCAACAGACAAACCTTTGCTCAACTTCCTAATAAATGCTGA